The Paraburkholderia acidiphila DNA window TGCAGTCGAGTGGCTCAAGCGTTCGGCCATCCCGTTCACGCGCGCCGCGAGCCGGCCGAGTTCGGCGCTGGATTCGATGGCGCACCGGCTGTCCAGATCTCCGCCTGCAATGCGGTCGACCATTTCCTCCAGGCGCCGGATGGGTTCGCGCACCAGGTGCTTGATGAGCAGAAAGGTCGTGACGTACACCACGGCGAGCACGAGCGCGAGCGTTCCCAGCACCGCCGCGCGCGCGGCCTCGAATCCGCGGTCCGCAGCGGCCCTCGTCAATACCACGCGGATCTCGCCGATCTTTTCGGGCGGCGCGTTGCCGGGTGGCGTGAATTCGATCGGCCGTACGCGAACCACGCGCGCCTGCGGGGCGGGAATCGGCGCGTTGCTCGCGTCGGCAAGCACGCCATAGTTGATCGCGGTAACGGTGAAACTCACCACCTCGGGATTCGGTTTGAGCACATTCAGTTGCCGCGCGATCGCCTCGCGATCGACATTCCAAAGCGGCTGCGCAAGCGATTGACTCAGCAGATCGGCAATGCGGTTCGCGCGATCGTCGAGTTCCGCGATCCGGCGTTCGCGTGCATGCTCCAGCAGGAAGAAAGCCGATGTTCCGGCCACGAGCGTACAAAGCACCAGCAGCGAAAGCATGAGCTGCGCGTGCAGGCTGCGTGGGAAGCGTACTCGGGAAAGGAGCTGCAAAGGGCGTTGCAGCGGGTTGTGCAACGGGTTGTGCAGCGGGTTTTGCACCATCACGCGGCCTTTGAAGCGGAGTTGAGCAGGGCGTCAAGATCGAACGCGTAGGCGCCTGCGCGCCGTCTTTGGAGGCGTGAGAATCCGCTGAAGTCGAGGGGCGTACGGCCTTGAAACGCCATCTCGGCGTAACGCCGTGCGTCGCTGCCGCTGAGCACTTTCAGATAATCGAGCCGCTGACGCGGTCCGCCGACTTGCGCAAAGTCCGCGCCGTAATGGTAGTCGTGAAGGAGGACCATCGCGCAGGCGCCGATGAACTGGTCGCCTGCCACGATCGCGGCCAGATCGCCGCGAACGACCGAATGCACGGCTTCGGGCAGCGCGCCCAGGCCGCCAACGATGGTCGAACAATGCCGCTCCTGCACCGCGCTCAATGCGCCAAGCGTCATCGAGTCGTTAGCAGCCCAGAGGATATTGGCATCCGGATAGCGCGAGAGCAGCACGCGCGCTTTGTCGCGCCCGTCGGAAAAACTCCAGTCGCCATAAACAAGCTGATCGATACGGTCTTGCGGCCGGCGCGCGAGCGCGGCTTGCACCCCCGTGGCGCGCTGCGCAGAAACAGGCGTGGCGGGGTCGCCCGTGATGCCGATCACGCGCGCGGGCCCGCTGCCGTTCAAACGGCTCAGGTAGTCCATGAGCCGAAAGCTTCCGCGCTCGGCATCGGCGGTGACCGTGCCGATCCAGTTGGCGATCCGGCCGCGCTCGTTGCCCGTTTGCGCGCGCTGGGCCTCGGTCAGATCGTTGTGGATCAGCAGAACCCTGGCAGGCGAGCGCGCGAGCGTTTGCAGCATCTGGGGCGCGGCCATCTTTTCGTTGACGATCACCACATAATCGGGCGCGGCCGAACGCGCGGCCACCGATTCGGTCTGGCGCAGCATCAGCAAATGATCGCGCTGAGCGTAAAGCACTTCCAGCTGCATGCCGAAACGTCCTGCCGTCGCGGCCATGAAGCGCGACACGAGTTGCCAGTGCTGGCCCGTATCGTGTTCCACGCTTTCGCCAGGATTCAGAAACACGACGCTGGCTGGCGGGCGGCTGACTGGCAACGCCATGGTCGAGCGCATCGTCATGAGGCTCGCGCCTATGCCGACGCATTGCGCGATCATCTGTCTTCTGTTCATACGAAATCAGCGTATGCCACGCGGGGCATTGTTTGGAACCGAAGGGGCAGTCGCGCGCAGCATAACGCGACGTAATCGCGCAGACAATCCGCTTTACCTCGGGCGAGCAGGGGCATTGAAGGCGGAAATTCAAGGGAGCGATGGGCGATCGAAGCCAGGGATTCAGGATTTCCTGACACAAAATTCAGCATTCCCCTTGACCGTTTGCAGTCGAAGACGACTGCACGCGATCATTGGCGGGATCATCATGACATCGGCAAACTACGAAGCGGCAGAGGCGACGCGCGATGATTTCCGAGTGGGGCGACGGTCTGGCGCGCGTTCAGGACGTGAACACGATCTGCATGCGCCTGTTCGATACATGGTGCGAATCGCGCAATCTCACGCCGCTGGCGTATTTGATGCACTGCTGGCCACTCCTGGACAATCGCGCCGGCACGCTACGGCGCTTGCAGGAAAGCATGAAAGACTTGCGCCGCAACCATGCGGACAAACTCGATCTGTACGCGTTGTCCGCGCTTGGAGAACTCGCGCGCAGTCTCGATGAACTGATCGACCGTGCGCAAACTTCCGCGCGGCAGTCGTTCGCCACGTAGCACACGTAGCACACGCAGGGCTGGCGGGGGCGGGAATCCGTATTACCTGCATACGTGATAAAGGGTTGCCCAAGGGCCATGGCTTGGGCAGCGAGGACAAAACAAAGGAACCAGGGCCGGAGCAACCGTGGGCATGATGACTGACTCGCAGGCCACGACAACGAGCCTCTGCACGATCCTGGTCGCAGGCGCTACGCCGAACGAGACCCGCTTGATCGCCGACCACCTCGTATGGGAAGGCTTTCAGGTGCTCGCCGCGAACAACGGCCTCGAGGTGCTGGAGCGCGCGAGCATTTCGCAACCCGAACTGATCCTGCTCGATGCGCAGGCCGCGAGCGTGGGCGCTCTGGCCACCTGCCGCAGCCTGAAATCGGACGAACGCACGCGCGATATTCCGGTGGTGCTCATGTTGCCGGCAGGCAATCATCGAGACCTGGCCGATGGGTTGCGGGCCGGCGCAGCCGACCATGTACGCAAGCCCGTGCACATTGAAGAATTGATGGCCAGAGTCCGCACGCATGTCGCGTTGCGCTCGGCCCACCAGCGCATCGTCATGCAGCAGCGCCGCCTGCAAGCGTGCGAAACGCGCTTTCGCGCAATCGTCGAAGCGGGCCCGGTGGCGATGGGCATCACCTCGATGCCCGAGGGCCATTTGCTCTATTCCAACGCGCGGTTTCGCGAACTGTTTCGCCTCGATGAAACGGCCTGCGCGAATGTCAATATCGTCGACTTCTATGTCGATCCTCGGGAGCGCGAGCGGCTGGTGCGCTGTCTCGCCGCGCAAGGCAGTTTCGGCGACGCGGAGGTGAGGCTGCGCCGTCCGGACGGGACGCAGTTCTGGGCCATGGCCACCGCACGGTTATCGAACTACAACGGCGCGCCCGCCATTTACGTGGGCCTGCATGACATTTCCGGCCGCAAGTGCGTGGAGGACGAACTCGTGCGCTCGCGCGAGCAGCAGCGCGCCCTGTCGGCCTATCTGGAAGGCATGCGCGAAGACGAGCGCAAGCGTAGCGCACTGGAGATACAGGACGAACTGGGCCAGTTGCTGACCGCGCTGAAAATGGATGTCTCGTTGCTGCGGATGCGGCTCACCGACGACCCCGAGGCGATCGGCCGAGCCGACGACATGCGCGAACTCGTCGAAGGTACGATCTGGATGGTGCGCAACGTGGCAAGCCACCTGCGGCCCGCCGCACTCAATTTCGGGCTGGTTTCGGCGCTCGAATGGCTGACCAGTCAGTGGAGCCGGCACCACGGCACCCCTTGCGAACTGCACGTTTCGAGTGGCGAGCCCGCGTTGCCGGACATTCAGGCCACGGCGCTCTTTCGCATCGTGGAGGCGGCATTGACGAACGTCGCGCGCCACGCGGCGGCGCAGCGCGTCGAGGTCACACTCATCGCAGGTCCCCACTCGCTCGACTTGCGTGTTCGCGACGACGGCCGCGGATTCGACGTGGCCGCCGCGCAGGCAAAGTATGCTTACGGTCTGCTTGGCATGGCCGAGCGCGCAAGGCTGATTGGTGGTACGTTGAGAATCGACAGCCAGCCGTGCAAAGATCCCACCATCGGCATCGCGTCGGGCACGACGATTTCGATTCATGTTCCGCTCGAAAACAACCATGATCAGGATACTTATCGCCGATGACCACGCCATCGTGCGTGGCGGACTCAAGCAGATCCTCGCGACGACCGCCGACATGGTCGTGACAGCGGAGGCGGGGCAGGGTTCGGAGGTGATCGAAAAGCTGAGGACCTCCGAAGTCGACCTGTTGCTGCTCGACATGACGATGCCCGGCATCAGCGGCGTCGATCTGATCCGCCGCGTGCGCGCCGAAGAGCCAGCGTTGCCGGTGCTCGTGCTGAGCATCCATAACGAAGCGCAGGTCGCGTCGCGCGCGCTGCGGGCCGGCGCTACGGGCTACGTGACGAAGGATAGCGATCCAGACGTGCTGCTGGCCGCGATTCGCAAGCTCGCGGAGGGCGGGCGCTTTATCGACCCGAAGCTCGTCGACGCCATGGTGTTCGAGAAGCATTCGGGCGACGTGCCCCCGCACGAGGTGCTTTCCGACCGCGAATTCCAGGTGCTGCAAATGCTGGCTTCCGGCAAGAGCATCAACGACATCGCCGATGCGTGTGCGCTCAGCGCCAAGACGATCAGCACGCACAAGATGCGGCTGATGCAAAAGCTCGGGCTGGGCAATAACGCCGAGGTGATCCGCTATGCGATACGGCACGGTCTGGTTAGCGAGTAAGCGGCGGCCATGCGCGTCGAGAAGGAAATCCTGACAGACGAACCAGCGATTCCCGAGGGAACTATCTACCCGTCCCGATGGCGGCCGGCTTAACGGCTGCCTACGATGCTTTCACAGTGAAGCGTGGGGGACAGCGATGGCGGTGCGGCAGTCGTTAGGGGCAGCGGTCGTGAAGTGGCTGAACCCCACCAGCAGGCGGACAGTACGGGTCGTGACCGTGCATCGCGCTCCGTCCGGGCGGATTGCGAGCGTGTTCATCGAGGCGCAGACAGCGGACGGACCACGCGCGTTGTTTTTCTTTCGCCATGCCGACCGGGGGTGGCAAGTGTTTCCACCCGAGATCCTGCGTCCTTCGATGGGGGTGGCGCGCGTAGTGACAAGAAATTAGCGGCAGTTGGCCGCCAGCGGAGATTGCGCATGGAAGAGAACGCGCCGGACGAATCACCGTCCCAATACGAAACGAAACTCCGCGACTGGATGAGCAAGTGGTACGACCACGCCGTTGCACAAGGGCTCGTGCGTCCGCCGTTCCTGCTCGACGACGCCAAGGCCGAGCGTCTGGAAGGTTACTTCGTCGCCGGATTGACGCCATCGGAAGGGGCGCAGGCCTTCTTTGGTCCTGCGCACTGACGCCTTCGTGATCGTGTGCGGCGCTCAAGCGCCTGAGTGTTGGCGCTCGCTCGTACGCGAGGCGATCGGCGAGGGCGCATTGATTTCGCACGTCCCCCCGACCGCACAGTGTCTCCGCAAAACTCAACTAGAACCTGCAGTTTTCGAACTTGTAGCGCGAAGGCGACTTGCCGCTGTTCTCAAGAAAGAAACGCGAGAACGCGGACGGAGAAGAAAAGCCGAGAAGATCGCTCACCGCGGCAACCGAATAGTCGGCCAGCGGCAGCAAGCGCCTCGCTTCCTCGAGCCGCGCGTGGGACAGGATCGACTGGAAGTTCGTCCCTTCACCCTGCAAGCGCCGGTGCAAGGTCGAGCGTGAAATGCCAAGCCGGCTGCAGACTTCCTCCATGGGGTTCGAAAAGGGCAGGCCAGCATGCGCTTCGCGAATCATCTTCGTCACGAAATCTTCGATCCTCGAAGAAAAGGAATGGCCGAGAAGAAAGCGTCGGATATCGGCATCGGCCTGAGCACAGAGAATATTCTCCGTGATCTCGTTGTACTTGCGATACGGCAGATCCGCCACCCCCGTTCTTATTTGCATACGGTTGCGGCTTTGCCGGAATTTCACCGTCGCGCCGCAAAGGTGCGATAGCTGCGAGACGGGCGCAAATGCGTCGCCGGTCAGCTCGATCTGGGTGGGATACGGCGCGTCGTCGTTGTACTGTTCGGCGAGCCGGATCAGCAGCAAGAAATTATAAAAGGCGCTCGACGAACTTCTGCGCGCGCCGTCCAGAACATACTCGAATTCGAACGCCTGGCCAGCGCGTCTGGCTTTCACGGTATCGACATTCCCGATCAGGACCCGGTAACGCAGGAACTGGTCAAAGGCCTTGGTAAGTGTCGGGCTATTCGTGACGATGGCCAATAACGTGCTAATGGGCGCGCGAAACGAGTAACTGGAAAAAATCTCGAGCCGCTCCGAAGCCTGATAGCCAGGCTCCAGCAGATTGAGCATGGCAATGTGCTTGTGCGCGGGTATGCGGCCGTCCGGATGAGCGAGTTCGGCCTCCGTGATTCCGGTGAGGCGCGTGAAATCGTGCGGCGACATGCCGTGTTCAACTGCGGATTCGAGCGAAAGTTGGGCAAGGACGTTTGAAACGGTCTTTTGATCGGTCGTCATGGGAGACACCATGGAACGGGGAAACGCCGCCTCGGCTAACCGCTTGTAGCGGGTGACTTTAGCATCCTTGCTTCAAACCTCAAACGGCCTGATGTGCCCCGGTTTCGAATCGGCGTGATTCGATTCGCATGTCCCCTGAGCCTGCGCGACGAAACCGTAAACCACCTGCAAGGTAGCGGCGAAATACCGGAAGGCGCGAGGTTAAGGCAAACCCTGATCTCGCGACATAAGGTTAAGTTCCGCGACGCCACGATAAGCGCAAACGTTTCTCCGGGTGCTATCGTCATCTCGCTACGTAGGGTAATTCAACACAAAAGAAGAAGAAAAATGTAGTCCGATTACGGCCCCGCAATCCTGCGGATCATCGCTCATGCAATCGGCAAATCTGGAGAGACATCGTGAGGAATACGAAACATATGGCGATCGCGGTTGCCGGCGCGCTGTGCGCCGGCTCCGCGGCGTACGCGGATCAAGCCGCCACCAGCAACACATGGGGCTCGAGCCCATTTTCGATGGTGGCGCAGCTTTTTTCCCAGGCTTCAGGTGCGGCACAACCGCCCGCGCAATGGAAAGAAAAGGGCGATATCGCCGACCGGCGCGCGGCGGTGCTGGTGTCCCAACTGACGCTCGACGAGAAGATCCAGCTCGTACACGGCACGGGCATTCCGACTGTCGGTCTGGGCGGCCCGTTTCCCTCGTGGGTGCAGGGCGCCGGTTACATCCCAGGCGTCAGTCGTCTGGGCATTCCCCCATTGGCTACCGCGGACTCGGCGGGCGGCGTGAACGTGCAGAACGCGCATACCACCGCGTTTCCTGCACCGATCGGGCTCGCCTCGAGTTGGAACGTGGCGCTTGCTGGCGCCTACGGCATGCGTATTGCACGCGAGCTTCGCGTGCTCGGCTATGCCGAAGGATTGGGGGGCGGCGTCAATCTTGCACGCGAGCCGCGTGACGGCCGCACGTTCGAGTACATGGGCGAAGATCCTGTCCTGACCGGCACGATGAGCGCCGCCCGCACGATGGGCACGCAGTCGCAGGACGTGATCGCGACCGTGAAGCACTACGCGATGAACGACCAGGAAACGAACCGGATGACGAGCAATTCCGTGGTCGACGAACGGACGATGCGGGAAACGGAGTTGCTCGCATTCGAAATTGCCGTGCGCGAGGGGCATCCCGGCAACGTGATGTGCTCGTACAACCTGGTCAACGGCGTGTACGCCTGCCAGAACCCGCAACTCCTCACGACCATTCTGAAGAACGAGTGGGGGTTCAAGGGCAAGGTTCAGTCGGACTGGACGGCCAACCATAGCACCGTCGCTTCCGCGATGGCGGGGCTCGATGAAGAGCAGCCAGGCGATCTCGGTGCGGCAGGGGCGGGCTTCGGCATTCAGTCTTATTTCAGCAGCGCGTTGAAGGCCGCGGTCCAGGCCGGCAGCGTTCCGGTCGCCCGTCTGAATGACATGGTCTTTCGCAAGCTTCGCACCATGATCGCCCTTGGCATCATGGACAACCCGCCGACACCCGGCGGCGCGGTCGACCAGACGGCCGGCAATCGCGACGCATTGGCCGTGGCCCACGAGTCGATCGTTCTACTGAAGAATGGTGCAGCCGCGGGCAGCAACCAGCCGGTTCTTCCGCTCGCCGCAAATGGCTTGCACTCGATCGTCGTGATTGGCGGGCATGCCGATGTCGGCGTGTTGTCCGGAGGCGGCTCGGGAGGCGTGCCGGCGGCAGACGGCAATGCGGTTTCGGGATGCCAGTCGGGCAATCCGCTGCTTTCAACTTGTGCGACCTGGTATAAGTCCTCGCCGTACAACGCGATCAAGGCCAAGGCTCCGCAGGCAACGGTGACGTTCTTCGACGGCACCAATGCGGCGGCGGCAGCGAGCGCAGCCGCCAGCGCCGACGTGGCGATCGTGTTCGCCACGCAGTGGGAGAGCGAGGGCACGGACCTGGCGAACCTGTCCTTGCCGGACAACAAGGCGGACCCGAGCAACCAGCTCTACGACCAGAACGCGCTGATCAATGCGGTGGCCGCGAAGGCGAAGCGGATCATCGTCGTGCTGGAGAACGGGAGCCCCGTCACGATGCCGTGGCTCGCCAGCGTTCACGGCGTAGTGGAATCATGGTATCCGGGTGTGCAAGGCGGCCAGGCGATCGCGGACATTCTGTTCGGCGACGTGAATCCGTCCGCCAAGCTGCCGGTCACCTTCCCGCGACAGGAAGCCGATCTGCCGCAGCCGACGATCGATCCCAACAATCTGAACGTCGTCTATAGCGAAGGACTCCTGATGGGATACCGCTGGTACGATGCGAAAAACATCGATCCCTTGTTCCCGTTCGGCTACGGCCTCTCCTATACGACCTATTCGTACTCGGGGCTCAGGACGCGTACCGATCAAGGCGGCAACGTGATCGCGACGTTCACCGTTGCCAATACGGGCTCGCGTGCCGGGGCCGAAATTGCCCAGGTGTATGCGACGCTGCCGCCGGGGTTGGGCGAACCGCCGCAGCGCCTCGTGGGCTGGGCGAAGGTCGCGTTGCGCCCTGGGCAGTCGCAACAGGTGACGGTGGTCGTCCCGGCAAGGCGCCTCGCGACATGGAATGTCACGACGCACGCGTGGCAGGTGCATGGCGGAAGCTACGAGATCCGGGCCGCGTCGTCGTCGCGTGACACGAATGCGCTCTCAGCACGCGTGAGCGTTGGGGATATGCACTAAGGTACGGACGGCCCGGGCAGCGCAAGCGCCCGGGCCTGCTGCACACGTTATGGCGCCGAGCCAAACGACTGCTGCAGGGAGATCAGATTCACTGGCACAACGCGAATCAGTCCACCACGCGGACTATCGATATCGGCGATCAACGACAACGAAAGCGCGACGGTAATCGGCAGTGCGAACAGCAAAACACGGCGGCCCGTGCTGCCATGCGAGCCATACCCCTGCATGAGATTGCTGAAGAAGGCAATCGCCATCATCAAACCCCAGGCAGAAAGCGGAATGCGGTTGAGCCATGCCGCTTGCGTATAGCCCTGCGAGTTCAGCACGTCGTTCATGCCGGACACCACGAGCGCCGAAATTGGCGTCGGACGCGCGATAGCCGGGCCGCGCACGCTTGCCCACAATTGTCCCTGGAGATTCGACGTTTTGTTGTTGAGCGTTTCGAGTTCGTCGGTGTCGCGCGTCGTGTAGTAGGCGATGCGCAGCGCGACGTATTGCGCGAGCAGGGCTCTGACCTTCGGCGCATCCTCTTCGCCGAGCAGGTCGGCGCGCAGATACTGCGTGCCGATCGCGTTGGCTTCCTCTTCCTCGTAGTTCTTGCGCTGGTCGTACCGGCTCACGGCCATGGACAGCGTAAAACCAATCAACAGCGCGAGCAGGGTGAGGGTGGCGCCCTGAATCACGTTGTAGTTGTCCCGCGCATCGTCCCCGAGCGGAAAGACACGTTGCAGCACAAGCGCGCCGAGCGCTGCGGCGACGCACAGCAGCACGATCAGCAGGACAAACAAATAGATGGGGTGGTGAACCAGCTGTGTCATCTCAACTCCTCAAACGTTGTTGTGTAGTCAGGGGTCGGACCGGATTGATTCTAAGCCACGTGGCAAGGATTGGCCCCACCGCATGGCAGAAAGGAAAAAATTACGGAGTCCGCGGGTTGCCTCGACAACGTTCCCGAATCCCGTGCCGCATCATCCCGCGCTGTTACCGGCGATTGCCCCATCGGGCAACGGAATTGCCCTTAATCCCTATGGCAGCGTGGCGTCGAATTACCAAAACTTACACAACGCGCGACTGGGTTCGATGATTCGAACCCGGCAACCGGGTCCGGGCGGCGAGTCCCATGACGAGTGAGCGGCTTGGCGTGCGGCTCGTCATGTGTTTCGCCTGCGCCCACTGCCGGGTTGTCTGGTCCGGTACCACGCTGAGGATGGGCGATGCCATGAATCACATCTACCAGTTGTGCTGGAATCGGTCTCTCAGGCAATGGGTCGCCGTTTCGGAACTCGCGTGCCGGCATGCGGGCACAGGCGCTTGTCGAACCCGCAACGGTGCCCGGCGTCTTGTCGCGATCCTGCTTGCGGGTGCGCCTTTTCTGTGGGTGGGCGTGGCGTACGCAGCGGGCGGACCCAGCGGCGGCCAGATCGTTTCGGGCACCGGCACGATCCAGCAGTCGGGCTCGACGACCACGATCCAGCAAACCAGCCCGACGTTGCAGCTGAACTGGCGCAGCTTTAACGTCGGCGCGGGGCAGACGGTCGATTTCGTTCAGCCTGGCAGCAGTTCGGTCGCGGTCAACCGTATTCTCGGCAGCACGCCGAGCGCCGTCCTCGGCAACCTCAACGCTAACGGTCAGGTCTGGCTCATCAATCCCAATGGCGTGCTGTTCGGCCCGTCTGCGCGCGTGAACGTCGGCGGCATCGTGGCCTCCACGCTCGACGTCGACCCCGGCAGCCTCGGCAGCAATACCCGCCGCTTCAGCGGGAACGGCCAGGGCAGCGTCGTCAATCAGGGCACGATTACCGCGGCCGACGGCGGATATGTCGCACTCCTTGGCAATCGCGTATCCAATCAGGGGATTATCAGCGCGCGGCTCGGCACGGTCGCTCTGGCGGGGGGGAGCGCGGCAACGCTCACGTTCGACGGTTCGCGCCTCGTCCACATTCAGGTCGATGCGAGCACGCTCGACAATCTGGCCGAAAACCGGCAACTCATCGTGGCCGACGGCGGCCAGGTCATCATGACCGCTGGCGCGAAGGACGCGCTCCTTGCCAGCGCGGTCAACAACACCGGCAAGATTCGCGCCCAGACGGTGGAGGATCAAGCGGGCAAGATCGTGCTGCTGGGCGGCATGGCGGCGGGACAGGTCAACGTGGGCGGCACGCTCGACGCGAGCGCGCCGAACGGCGGCGACGGGGGCTCGATCGAAACCTCGGCGGCGCATTTCAACCTTGCGCCCGACGCGCACATCACGGCGGCGGCGCCGTTCGGGCGCGCCGGCACGTGGCTCGTCGACCCGACCGACCTGACCATCGACGCCAATGCGGCCAGCCAGATTTCGAGCACGCTGAACGGCGGCACGAACGTGGTGGAGCAGACAACGGCCACGGGCACGTCGGGCGCCGGCGTGCAGTCGCCGGGAGCGGGCGACATCAACGTCAACGCGGCC harbors:
- a CDS encoding ABC transporter substrate-binding protein yields the protein MNRRQMIAQCVGIGASLMTMRSTMALPVSRPPASVVFLNPGESVEHDTGQHWQLVSRFMAATAGRFGMQLEVLYAQRDHLLMLRQTESVAARSAAPDYVVIVNEKMAAPQMLQTLARSPARVLLIHNDLTEAQRAQTGNERGRIANWIGTVTADAERGSFRLMDYLSRLNGSGPARVIGITGDPATPVSAQRATGVQAALARRPQDRIDQLVYGDWSFSDGRDKARVLLSRYPDANILWAANDSMTLGALSAVQERHCSTIVGGLGALPEAVHSVVRGDLAAIVAGDQFIGACAMVLLHDYHYGADFAQVGGPRQRLDYLKVLSGSDARRYAEMAFQGRTPLDFSGFSRLQRRRAGAYAFDLDALLNSASKAA
- a CDS encoding beta-glucosidase family protein — translated: MRNTKHMAIAVAGALCAGSAAYADQAATSNTWGSSPFSMVAQLFSQASGAAQPPAQWKEKGDIADRRAAVLVSQLTLDEKIQLVHGTGIPTVGLGGPFPSWVQGAGYIPGVSRLGIPPLATADSAGGVNVQNAHTTAFPAPIGLASSWNVALAGAYGMRIARELRVLGYAEGLGGGVNLAREPRDGRTFEYMGEDPVLTGTMSAARTMGTQSQDVIATVKHYAMNDQETNRMTSNSVVDERTMRETELLAFEIAVREGHPGNVMCSYNLVNGVYACQNPQLLTTILKNEWGFKGKVQSDWTANHSTVASAMAGLDEEQPGDLGAAGAGFGIQSYFSSALKAAVQAGSVPVARLNDMVFRKLRTMIALGIMDNPPTPGGAVDQTAGNRDALAVAHESIVLLKNGAAAGSNQPVLPLAANGLHSIVVIGGHADVGVLSGGGSGGVPAADGNAVSGCQSGNPLLSTCATWYKSSPYNAIKAKAPQATVTFFDGTNAAAAASAAASADVAIVFATQWESEGTDLANLSLPDNKADPSNQLYDQNALINAVAAKAKRIIVVLENGSPVTMPWLASVHGVVESWYPGVQGGQAIADILFGDVNPSAKLPVTFPRQEADLPQPTIDPNNLNVVYSEGLLMGYRWYDAKNIDPLFPFGYGLSYTTYSYSGLRTRTDQGGNVIATFTVANTGSRAGAEIAQVYATLPPGLGEPPQRLVGWAKVALRPGQSQQVTVVVPARRLATWNVTTHAWQVHGGSYEIRAASSSRDTNALSARVSVGDMH
- a CDS encoding response regulator, whose amino-acid sequence is MIRILIADDHAIVRGGLKQILATTADMVVTAEAGQGSEVIEKLRTSEVDLLLLDMTMPGISGVDLIRRVRAEEPALPVLVLSIHNEAQVASRALRAGATGYVTKDSDPDVLLAAIRKLAEGGRFIDPKLVDAMVFEKHSGDVPPHEVLSDREFQVLQMLASGKSINDIADACALSAKTISTHKMRLMQKLGLGNNAEVIRYAIRHGLVSE
- a CDS encoding helix-turn-helix transcriptional regulator translates to MTTDQKTVSNVLAQLSLESAVEHGMSPHDFTRLTGITEAELAHPDGRIPAHKHIAMLNLLEPGYQASERLEIFSSYSFRAPISTLLAIVTNSPTLTKAFDQFLRYRVLIGNVDTVKARRAGQAFEFEYVLDGARRSSSSAFYNFLLLIRLAEQYNDDAPYPTQIELTGDAFAPVSQLSHLCGATVKFRQSRNRMQIRTGVADLPYRKYNEITENILCAQADADIRRFLLGHSFSSRIEDFVTKMIREAHAGLPFSNPMEEVCSRLGISRSTLHRRLQGEGTNFQSILSHARLEEARRLLPLADYSVAAVSDLLGFSSPSAFSRFFLENSGKSPSRYKFENCRF
- a CDS encoding bestrophin-like domain, producing the protein MTQLVHHPIYLFVLLIVLLCVAAALGALVLQRVFPLGDDARDNYNVIQGATLTLLALLIGFTLSMAVSRYDQRKNYEEEEANAIGTQYLRADLLGEEDAPKVRALLAQYVALRIAYYTTRDTDELETLNNKTSNLQGQLWASVRGPAIARPTPISALVVSGMNDVLNSQGYTQAAWLNRIPLSAWGLMMAIAFFSNLMQGYGSHGSTGRRVLLFALPITVALSLSLIADIDSPRGGLIRVVPVNLISLQQSFGSAP
- a CDS encoding response regulator, whose amino-acid sequence is MMTDSQATTTSLCTILVAGATPNETRLIADHLVWEGFQVLAANNGLEVLERASISQPELILLDAQAASVGALATCRSLKSDERTRDIPVVLMLPAGNHRDLADGLRAGAADHVRKPVHIEELMARVRTHVALRSAHQRIVMQQRRLQACETRFRAIVEAGPVAMGITSMPEGHLLYSNARFRELFRLDETACANVNIVDFYVDPRERERLVRCLAAQGSFGDAEVRLRRPDGTQFWAMATARLSNYNGAPAIYVGLHDISGRKCVEDELVRSREQQRALSAYLEGMREDERKRSALEIQDELGQLLTALKMDVSLLRMRLTDDPEAIGRADDMRELVEGTIWMVRNVASHLRPAALNFGLVSALEWLTSQWSRHHGTPCELHVSSGEPALPDIQATALFRIVEAALTNVARHAAAQRVEVTLIAGPHSLDLRVRDDGRGFDVAAAQAKYAYGLLGMAERARLIGGTLRIDSQPCKDPTIGIASGTTISIHVPLENNHDQDTYRR